The following proteins are co-located in the Brachybacterium sacelli genome:
- the gap gene encoding type I glyceraldehyde-3-phosphate dehydrogenase → MTIKVGINGFGRIGRNYLRAALEQKADIQIVGVNDLTDNATLANLIKYDSIGGALPVEVSHDEDTITVGETTFKAFAERDPKNIPWGEIGADVVIESTGIFTDAEKAKAHLEAGAKKVIISAPAKNEDATFVIGVNEGDYDPASHHIVSNASCTTNSLAPVAKVLNDEFGIVKGLMTTIHAYTSDQVLQDGPHKDPRRARAAALNIIPTTTGAAKAVALVLPELKGKLDGYSLRVPVPTGSITDLTFEASREVTAEEVNAAVKKAAEGPLKGVLRYTEDPIVSKDIEGDPHSAIFDAQLTKVIGNQVKIFSWYDNEWGFSNRLVELSQLVGKSL, encoded by the coding sequence GTGACCATTAAGGTCGGAATCAACGGATTCGGTCGCATCGGGCGCAACTACCTGCGCGCCGCGCTCGAGCAGAAGGCTGACATCCAGATCGTCGGGGTCAACGACCTCACCGACAACGCCACGCTCGCGAATCTCATCAAGTACGACTCCATCGGCGGTGCCCTCCCTGTCGAGGTCTCCCACGACGAGGACACGATCACGGTCGGCGAGACCACCTTCAAGGCGTTCGCCGAGCGCGACCCGAAGAACATCCCGTGGGGCGAGATCGGCGCCGACGTCGTCATCGAGTCCACCGGTATCTTCACCGACGCCGAGAAGGCCAAGGCGCACCTCGAGGCCGGTGCCAAGAAGGTCATCATCTCCGCTCCGGCGAAGAACGAGGACGCGACCTTCGTGATCGGCGTGAACGAGGGCGACTACGACCCCGCCTCCCACCACATCGTCTCCAACGCCTCCTGCACCACCAACAGCCTCGCTCCCGTGGCCAAGGTGCTCAACGACGAGTTCGGCATCGTCAAGGGCCTGATGACCACGATCCACGCCTACACGTCGGATCAGGTGCTGCAGGACGGTCCCCACAAGGACCCGCGTCGTGCCCGTGCCGCCGCGCTGAACATCATCCCCACCACCACCGGTGCGGCCAAGGCCGTGGCACTGGTGCTGCCGGAGCTCAAGGGCAAGCTCGACGGCTACTCGCTGCGCGTGCCGGTCCCCACCGGCTCGATCACCGATCTCACCTTCGAGGCCTCCCGCGAGGTCACCGCCGAGGAGGTCAACGCTGCCGTCAAGAAGGCGGCCGAGGGCCCGCTCAAGGGCGTTCTGCGCTACACCGAGGACCCGATCGTCTCCAAGGACATCGAGGGCGATCCGCACTCCGCGATCTTCGACGCGCAGCTGACCAAGGTCATCGGCAACCAGGTGAAGATCTTCTCCTGGTACGACAACGAGTGGGGCTTCTCCAACCGCCTCGTCGAGCTCTCGCAGCTCGTGGGCAAGTCCCTCTGA
- a CDS encoding phosphoglycerate kinase: MLKTIDSLGELRGKRVLVRADLNVPLDGTTITDDGRIQAALPTLTRLVEAGAQVVVISHLGRPKGAPEDKYSLKPVVGRLGELLGREVAFASDTVGESARAVVDGLEDGQVAVLENLRFHPGETAKDDAERLSFATQLAALGDAFVSDGFGVVHRKQASVYELATLLPSAAGELVLREVDSLRKVTDSPERPFVVVLGGAKIADKLGVIDSLLSKANRLLIGGGMAYTFQKAKGYEVGDSLLDTSKLDVVREYMERAERNGVELVLPVDTVVAPEFSADAPATVVAADAMPADQEGMDIGPETAKLFGEKIADAATVFWNGPMGVFEFETFAAGTKSVAEVLSAAEGYTVVGGGDSAAAVRTLGFDESLFSHISTGGGASLELIEGQELPGISILEEDTK, encoded by the coding sequence GTGCTGAAGACCATCGATTCGCTCGGAGAGCTGCGCGGCAAACGCGTGCTCGTCCGGGCCGATCTCAACGTCCCGCTGGACGGGACCACCATCACCGACGACGGTCGCATCCAGGCCGCTCTGCCCACCCTCACGCGCCTCGTCGAGGCCGGTGCGCAGGTCGTGGTGATCTCCCACCTCGGCCGTCCGAAGGGCGCGCCCGAGGACAAGTACTCGCTGAAGCCCGTCGTCGGCCGGCTCGGCGAACTGCTGGGCCGGGAGGTCGCCTTCGCGAGCGACACCGTCGGCGAGTCCGCCCGCGCCGTCGTCGACGGTCTCGAGGACGGCCAGGTCGCCGTGCTCGAGAACCTCCGCTTCCATCCCGGCGAGACCGCGAAGGACGACGCCGAGCGGCTGTCCTTCGCCACGCAGCTGGCCGCCCTCGGGGACGCCTTCGTCTCCGACGGCTTCGGCGTCGTCCACCGCAAGCAGGCCTCGGTCTACGAGCTCGCGACCCTGCTGCCCTCGGCCGCGGGCGAGCTGGTGCTGCGCGAGGTCGACTCCCTGCGCAAGGTCACCGACTCACCCGAGCGGCCCTTCGTGGTCGTCCTCGGCGGGGCCAAGATCGCCGACAAGCTCGGCGTGATCGACAGCCTGCTGAGCAAGGCCAACCGCCTCCTCATCGGCGGCGGCATGGCCTACACCTTCCAGAAGGCGAAGGGCTACGAGGTCGGCGACTCGCTGCTGGATACGAGCAAGCTCGACGTGGTGCGCGAGTACATGGAGCGCGCCGAGCGCAATGGCGTCGAACTGGTCCTCCCGGTCGACACCGTGGTGGCCCCCGAGTTCTCGGCGGACGCCCCGGCCACCGTGGTCGCGGCCGACGCCATGCCGGCCGACCAGGAGGGCATGGACATCGGACCGGAGACCGCGAAGCTGTTCGGCGAGAAGATCGCCGACGCCGCCACCGTGTTCTGGAACGGCCCGATGGGCGTGTTCGAGTTCGAGACATTCGCGGCCGGTACTAAGTCGGTCGCCGAGGTCCTCTCCGCGGCCGAGGGCTACACCGTGGTCGGGGGCGGCGACTCCGCGGCCGCGGTCCGCACGCTCGGGTTCGACGAATCCCTCTTCTCGCACATCTCCACCGGCGGCGGCGCGAGCCTCGAACTCATCGAGGGCCAGGAGCTGCCGGGAATCTCCATCCTCGAGGAGGACACCAAGTGA
- the tpiA gene encoding triose-phosphate isomerase encodes MSNRTPLMAGNWKMNLDWKQGLALVEELGDQLKSVDTDRVEVVVLPPFVDIRTVQTVVEADKLPIGYGSQDISAHESGAYTGEVSGAMLKALGATYTTVGHSERRQYHAETEEVTDAKVKASFDAGLTPILCVGEPLEERQAGKHVEYTLAQLEGGIASLSAEQAKQIVIAYEPVWAIGTGEVATPDDAQEVCAAIRDALRALHGDEVADAVRVLYGGSVKSSNVVELMGKEDVDGALIGGASLKAEEFARIAGFQS; translated from the coding sequence GTGAGCAACCGTACCCCGCTGATGGCGGGCAACTGGAAGATGAATCTCGACTGGAAGCAGGGCCTGGCCCTCGTCGAGGAGCTGGGCGACCAGCTGAAGTCCGTCGACACCGACCGCGTCGAGGTCGTCGTGCTGCCCCCGTTCGTCGACATCCGCACCGTGCAGACGGTGGTCGAGGCCGACAAGCTCCCCATCGGCTACGGCTCCCAGGACATCTCCGCGCACGAGTCCGGTGCCTACACCGGGGAGGTCTCCGGGGCGATGCTGAAGGCCCTCGGCGCGACCTACACGACGGTCGGGCACTCCGAGCGCCGTCAGTACCACGCCGAGACCGAGGAGGTCACCGACGCGAAGGTGAAGGCCTCCTTCGACGCGGGGCTGACCCCGATCCTGTGCGTCGGCGAACCGCTCGAGGAGCGTCAGGCCGGCAAGCACGTGGAGTACACCCTCGCGCAGCTCGAAGGCGGCATCGCGTCCCTGAGCGCCGAGCAGGCGAAGCAGATCGTCATCGCCTACGAGCCTGTCTGGGCCATCGGCACCGGCGAGGTCGCGACCCCCGACGACGCCCAGGAGGTGTGCGCCGCGATCCGTGACGCCCTGCGCGCCCTCCACGGGGACGAGGTTGCCGACGCCGTGCGCGTCCTGTACGGCGGCAGCGTGAAGTCCTCCAACGTCGTCGAGCTGATGGGCAAGGAGGACGTCGACGGGGCCCTCATCGGCGGCGCCTCGCTGAAGGCCGAGGAGTTCGCCCGGATCGCGGGCTTCCAGAGCTGA
- the secG gene encoding preprotein translocase subunit SecG yields the protein MPLLKLILQILLAVFSLLAIMLVLLHKGRGGGLSDMFGGGVSSSASASGVAERNLNRLTVTVAVLWGASCVGLGILERFL from the coding sequence CTGCCCCTCCTGAAGCTCATCCTTCAGATTCTGCTGGCCGTGTTCAGCCTGCTGGCCATCATGCTCGTGCTCCTGCACAAGGGCCGCGGCGGTGGCCTGTCCGACATGTTCGGCGGCGGCGTCTCCTCCTCGGCCAGCGCCTCCGGCGTGGCCGAGCGCAACCTGAACCGTCTGACCGTGACGGTCGCTGTGCTCTGGGGCGCCAGCTGCGTCGGCCTGGGCATCCTGGAGCGCTTCCTCTGA
- the pgl gene encoding 6-phosphogluconolactonase, with product MITTLNDTTASAIDKKMIEMRETFGANTIGRVLTLIIIATGDIEEPLEAAISASHEHPARVLVVDADPEAETSGLDAEIRVGRDAGAGEIVILRARGEIMSSLDTLVMALLLPDAPIVTWWPETAPSAPVHDVLGSMSQRRITDAAACAGPLDTLKRLRRGYTSGDSDLAWSRLTRWRGLVASAFEVPPVTVPQRVEVSGAADNPSVVLLAAWLSHSLGVDAEIVETTSGTTDSIGVHGVRLIREDGVIDLTRVSDDSIVMTLPSDDSGQHVTMPRRTLSELLAEELRRLDPDEVYGEVLATAFSAIDDSGTYASGKPEPTDRVLPDAAAVATAAAESAASQLATALDQRNLAHLVVTGGTVGTATARALPAALAAADVDVSRLHLWWGDERFVDPDSSDRNEVAVREGLLEPLQESGMPARNIHVMPSPADGMSLEEAAARYGQQLDQSGGDEPFRTRGRAFFDVLMLGVGPDGHIASLFPEHPDQRQVGASAIAVTGSPKPPPERVSLTWPVLNSARHVALLVAGEEKADAVAAAHGTINPWPVPASAVRGLGSTTWFLDEAAAAQLTR from the coding sequence GTGATCACCACCCTGAACGACACCACCGCATCGGCGATCGACAAGAAGATGATCGAGATGCGGGAGACCTTCGGCGCGAACACCATCGGCCGGGTCCTCACCCTGATCATCATCGCCACCGGCGACATCGAGGAACCCCTCGAGGCCGCCATCAGCGCGAGCCACGAGCATCCCGCCCGGGTGCTCGTGGTCGACGCCGACCCCGAGGCGGAGACCTCGGGGCTCGACGCCGAGATCCGGGTGGGACGCGACGCCGGCGCCGGCGAGATCGTGATCCTGCGGGCCCGCGGGGAGATCATGTCCTCGCTGGACACCCTCGTGATGGCGCTCCTGCTGCCGGACGCACCGATCGTCACCTGGTGGCCGGAGACCGCCCCGTCCGCCCCCGTCCACGACGTGCTGGGCTCCATGTCCCAGCGGCGCATCACCGATGCCGCCGCCTGCGCGGGCCCGCTCGACACGCTCAAGCGCCTGCGCCGCGGGTACACCAGCGGGGACTCCGACCTGGCCTGGTCACGACTGACCCGTTGGCGCGGGCTGGTCGCCAGCGCCTTCGAGGTTCCGCCGGTGACCGTCCCGCAGCGGGTGGAGGTCTCCGGCGCCGCCGACAACCCCTCCGTGGTCCTCCTGGCCGCCTGGCTCTCGCACAGCCTCGGGGTCGACGCCGAGATCGTCGAGACCACCTCGGGCACCACCGATTCCATCGGGGTGCACGGGGTACGGCTGATCCGTGAGGACGGCGTCATCGACCTCACCCGCGTCAGCGACGACTCGATCGTGATGACGCTGCCGAGCGATGACAGTGGTCAGCACGTGACCATGCCCCGCCGCACCCTCAGCGAGCTGCTCGCCGAGGAGCTGCGGCGCCTGGATCCGGACGAGGTCTACGGCGAGGTGCTCGCCACCGCCTTCAGCGCGATCGACGACTCCGGCACCTATGCGAGCGGGAAGCCCGAGCCCACCGACAGGGTGCTGCCCGATGCCGCGGCGGTCGCCACCGCCGCCGCCGAGAGCGCCGCGTCCCAGCTCGCCACGGCCCTCGACCAGCGCAACCTCGCCCACCTCGTGGTCACCGGCGGCACCGTCGGCACGGCGACGGCCCGGGCGCTGCCGGCGGCGCTGGCCGCCGCCGACGTCGACGTCTCGCGCCTGCACCTCTGGTGGGGTGACGAGCGCTTCGTCGACCCGGACTCGAGCGACCGCAACGAGGTCGCGGTGCGCGAGGGGCTGCTGGAGCCGCTCCAGGAGTCCGGGATGCCGGCGCGGAACATCCACGTGATGCCCTCCCCGGCCGACGGCATGTCCCTGGAGGAGGCGGCGGCCCGGTACGGCCAGCAGCTGGACCAGTCCGGCGGCGACGAGCCGTTCCGCACCCGTGGGCGCGCCTTCTTCGACGTGCTGATGCTGGGCGTGGGGCCGGACGGGCACATTGCCTCCCTGTTCCCCGAGCACCCGGACCAGCGGCAGGTCGGGGCCAGCGCGATCGCGGTGACCGGCTCGCCGAAGCCTCCGCCCGAGCGAGTCTCCCTCACGTGGCCCGTGCTGAACTCGGCGCGGCATGTCGCGCTGCTGGTCGCGGGCGAGGAGAAGGCCGATGCGGTCGCCGCCGCGCACGGGACCATCAACCCCTGGCCGGTCCCCGCCTCCGCCGTGCGGGGACTGGGCTCGACCACCTGGTTCCTCGACGAGGCGGCCGCCGCGCAGCTGACGCGCTGA
- the zwf gene encoding glucose-6-phosphate dehydrogenase translates to MTDSSTPPLGAEDLVNPLRDPRDRRLPLIAGPSSMVMFGVTGDLARKKLLPAIYDLTHRGLLPPSFGLVGYGRRDWSDDDFAEYVRTSVAEHSRTGFSESVFEQLRGGLRFVTGTFDDTAAFERLTEVVGELDRTRGTGGNHAFYLSIPPDAFPQVCEQLANSGLNTPRDGSWRRVVIEKPFGHDLESARELNDVVEKVFRPEDVFRIDHYLGKETVQNVLALRFANQMFEPVWNAGYVDHVQITMAEDIGIGSRAGYYDGIGTARDVIQNHLLQLLALTAMEEPVSFRASDLRAEKEKVLSALELPDDLAAHTARGQYVGGWQGGEEVRPYLEEDGIPDDSITETFAAMRLDIATRRWAGVPFYLRAGKRLGRRVTEIALVFKQAPFLPFRSTDTADLGQNAIVIRVQPDEGVTMRFGSKVPGTQMEVRDVTMDFAYGMNFTEESPEAYERLILDMLLGDPPLFPRQKEVELSWKILDPITEFWAENLKPAPYRPGSWGPDTAHEMLARDGRTWRRP, encoded by the coding sequence GTGACCGATTCCAGCACTCCCCCGCTCGGGGCCGAGGATCTCGTCAACCCGCTGCGCGATCCCCGCGACCGCCGCCTCCCCCTCATCGCCGGTCCCAGCTCCATGGTGATGTTCGGCGTCACCGGCGACCTCGCCCGCAAGAAGCTCCTGCCGGCGATCTACGACCTCACCCACCGCGGACTGCTGCCGCCCAGCTTCGGCCTGGTCGGCTACGGCCGCCGCGACTGGTCCGACGACGACTTCGCCGAGTACGTTCGCACATCGGTGGCGGAGCACTCGCGCACCGGGTTCTCCGAGAGCGTCTTCGAGCAGCTGCGCGGCGGACTGCGGTTCGTCACCGGCACTTTCGACGACACCGCGGCCTTCGAACGATTGACCGAGGTGGTCGGCGAGCTGGACCGCACCCGCGGCACCGGCGGCAATCACGCCTTCTACCTCTCGATCCCGCCGGACGCGTTCCCGCAGGTCTGCGAGCAGCTGGCGAACTCGGGGCTGAACACCCCGCGGGACGGTTCCTGGCGCCGCGTGGTGATCGAGAAGCCCTTCGGTCATGACCTGGAGTCCGCTCGCGAGCTCAATGACGTGGTAGAGAAGGTCTTCCGGCCCGAGGACGTCTTCCGCATCGACCACTACCTGGGCAAGGAGACCGTCCAGAACGTCCTGGCGCTGCGCTTCGCGAACCAGATGTTCGAGCCGGTGTGGAACGCCGGATACGTCGACCACGTGCAGATCACGATGGCCGAGGACATCGGCATCGGCTCCCGTGCCGGCTACTACGACGGCATCGGCACCGCCCGCGACGTCATCCAGAACCATCTGCTGCAGCTGCTCGCGCTGACCGCCATGGAGGAGCCGGTCTCCTTCCGCGCCTCGGACCTGCGCGCGGAGAAGGAGAAGGTGCTCTCCGCGCTCGAGCTGCCCGACGACCTCGCCGCGCACACCGCGCGGGGCCAGTACGTGGGCGGCTGGCAGGGCGGCGAGGAGGTCCGCCCGTACCTCGAGGAGGACGGGATCCCGGACGACTCGATCACCGAGACCTTCGCCGCCATGCGTCTGGACATCGCCACCCGACGCTGGGCGGGTGTGCCGTTCTACCTGCGGGCCGGCAAGCGCCTGGGACGCCGGGTCACCGAGATCGCCCTGGTGTTCAAGCAGGCCCCGTTCCTGCCCTTCCGCTCCACGGACACCGCGGACCTGGGCCAGAACGCGATCGTCATCCGCGTCCAGCCCGACGAGGGCGTGACCATGCGCTTCGGCTCCAAGGTGCCCGGCACCCAGATGGAGGTGCGGGACGTGACCATGGACTTCGCCTACGGCATGAACTTCACCGAGGAGTCCCCCGAGGCGTACGAGCGGCTGATCCTGGACATGCTCCTGGGCGATCCGCCGCTGTTCCCGCGCCAGAAGGAGGTCGAGCTGTCCTGGAAGATCCTCGATCCCATCACCGAGTTCTGGGCCGAGAACCTCAAGCCGGCGCCCTACCGCCCCGGCAGCTGGGGCCCCGACACCGCGCACGAGATGCTCGCTCGTGACGGACGTACCTGGAGGCGACCGTGA
- the tal gene encoding transaldolase, translated as MTQNPRTQALTDAGVSIWLDDLSRQRLSSGNLQELVDTKNVVGVTTNPSIFQAAISGAEDYDEDIAALAKDGKDVDAVVEKLTTDDVRSAADLFEGVHTASHGIDGRVSIEVDPRLAHDTEETVAQAKRLHEVVGRDNLFVKIPATKAGLPAITAVIAEGISVNVTLIFSVDRYVEVIDAYLSGLEKAAASGKDLSSIHSVASFFVSRVDAEIDKRLEALGGEAETLRGSAGVANAQVAFGTYLESFGSERFEALQAQGANTQRALWASTGVKNPDYPDTLYVDRLVAEPTVNTMPEKTLDAVADHSEPAATLNAEIATSAQAVLERVAEAGVDLDDVFALLEREGVEKFEKAWEELLETVSASIDDVSA; from the coding sequence ATGACCCAGAATCCCCGCACCCAGGCCCTCACCGACGCCGGCGTCTCCATCTGGCTCGACGACCTCTCGCGCCAGCGCCTGAGCTCCGGCAACCTGCAGGAGCTCGTCGACACCAAGAACGTCGTCGGCGTGACCACGAACCCGTCGATCTTCCAGGCAGCGATCTCCGGCGCCGAGGACTACGACGAGGACATCGCCGCCCTCGCGAAGGACGGCAAGGATGTCGACGCCGTCGTGGAGAAGCTCACCACCGATGACGTCCGCAGCGCCGCCGATCTCTTCGAGGGTGTCCACACCGCCTCCCACGGGATCGACGGCCGCGTGAGCATCGAGGTCGACCCGCGCCTGGCGCACGACACGGAGGAGACCGTCGCGCAGGCCAAGCGGCTGCACGAGGTCGTCGGCCGCGACAACCTCTTCGTGAAGATCCCCGCGACCAAGGCGGGTCTCCCGGCGATCACCGCGGTCATCGCCGAGGGCATCAGCGTCAATGTGACCCTGATCTTCTCCGTCGACCGCTACGTCGAGGTCATCGATGCCTACCTCAGCGGTCTCGAGAAGGCCGCCGCGTCCGGCAAGGACCTCTCCTCGATCCACTCCGTGGCCTCGTTCTTCGTCTCCCGCGTGGATGCCGAGATCGACAAGCGCCTGGAGGCCCTCGGCGGCGAGGCGGAGACCCTGCGCGGCAGCGCCGGCGTCGCCAACGCCCAGGTCGCCTTCGGCACCTACCTCGAGTCCTTCGGCTCGGAGCGCTTCGAGGCCCTCCAGGCACAGGGCGCGAACACCCAGCGCGCGCTGTGGGCGTCCACCGGCGTGAAGAACCCCGATTACCCGGACACCCTCTACGTCGACCGCCTGGTCGCCGAGCCGACGGTCAACACCATGCCCGAGAAGACCCTCGACGCGGTCGCGGACCACTCCGAGCCCGCAGCGACCCTGAACGCCGAGATCGCCACGTCCGCGCAGGCCGTGCTCGAGCGCGTGGCCGAGGCCGGGGTGGACCTCGACGACGTCTTCGCGCTCCTGGAGCGCGAAGGGGTCGAGAAGTTCGAGAAGGCCTGGGAGGAGCTCCTCGAGACCGTGTCGGCGTCGATCGACGACGTCAGCGCCTGA
- the tkt gene encoding transketolase yields MTDTFKAPEGWTELDKRAVDTVRVLAADAVEKVGNGHPGTAISLAPAAYLLYQDLMRHDPTDPSWLGRDRFVLSAGHSSLTQYIQLYLGGFGLEVEDIEGLRTWGSKTPGHPENFHTQGVEITTGPLGQGISSAVGMAMAQRRERGLLDPEAAPGTSPFDHFTYVIASDGDLQEGVSSEASSLAGTQQLGNLIVLWDDNEISIEGDTSIAFTEDTAARYAAYGWDVRTVDWTHGGTKYLEDVAALKAEILAAQEVTDKPTFIRLRTVIGWPIPELAGSHAVHGAKLGAEAVAGLKEVLGFDPERQFQVDEDVLARTRSLAERGAAAKAEWDTGYQAWRSANAEAATLLDRLRARELPEDFAGAFPTFEADEKGIATRAASGKVLGALADVMPELWGGSADLAGSNNTTMKGEPSFLPAEYGSAEFAGDEYGRTLHFGIREHGMGAILSGISLHGLTRPYGGTFFQFADYMRGAVRLASLMKVPATYVWTHDSIGLGEDGPTHQPVEHLAAYRAIPNLSIVRPADANETAQAWKATLERDSGPVGLVLSRQAMPTFDRTEYAGAENLVKGGYVMKEASTGTPQLILIGTGSEVQYAAEAQRQLEAEGVPTRLVSMPSLEWFDEQDEAYRESVLPSSVTARVTVEAGIAMPWYRILGTHGRAVSLEHYGASADAKTLFREYGFTAEAVVAAAKESLTAAGA; encoded by the coding sequence GTGACCGATACGTTCAAGGCCCCCGAGGGCTGGACCGAGCTCGACAAGAGGGCGGTGGACACCGTGCGCGTCCTCGCCGCGGACGCGGTGGAGAAGGTCGGCAACGGCCACCCGGGCACCGCGATCAGCCTGGCGCCCGCCGCCTACCTGCTCTACCAGGACCTGATGCGCCACGATCCGACCGACCCGAGCTGGCTCGGGCGCGACCGTTTCGTGCTCTCGGCCGGCCACTCCAGCCTCACCCAGTACATCCAGCTCTATCTCGGCGGCTTCGGCCTCGAGGTGGAGGACATCGAGGGCCTGCGCACCTGGGGCTCCAAGACCCCGGGGCACCCCGAGAACTTCCACACCCAGGGCGTGGAGATCACCACCGGCCCCCTCGGCCAGGGGATCTCCTCGGCCGTCGGCATGGCGATGGCCCAGCGTCGCGAGCGCGGCCTGCTCGATCCCGAGGCCGCCCCCGGCACCAGCCCCTTCGACCACTTCACCTACGTGATCGCCTCGGACGGCGACCTGCAGGAGGGCGTCAGCAGCGAGGCCAGCTCACTGGCCGGCACCCAGCAGCTCGGCAACCTCATCGTCCTGTGGGACGACAACGAGATCTCCATCGAGGGCGACACCTCGATCGCCTTCACCGAGGACACCGCTGCGCGCTACGCCGCCTACGGCTGGGACGTGCGCACCGTGGACTGGACCCACGGCGGCACGAAGTACCTCGAGGACGTCGCGGCCCTGAAGGCCGAGATCCTCGCGGCCCAGGAGGTCACGGACAAGCCGACCTTCATCCGTCTGCGCACCGTCATCGGCTGGCCGATCCCCGAGCTGGCCGGCAGCCACGCCGTCCACGGCGCCAAGCTCGGCGCCGAGGCCGTCGCGGGCCTGAAGGAGGTCCTCGGCTTCGATCCGGAGCGTCAGTTCCAGGTCGACGAGGACGTGCTGGCCCGCACCCGCTCCCTCGCCGAGCGGGGTGCCGCCGCCAAGGCCGAGTGGGACACGGGCTACCAGGCGTGGCGCTCGGCGAATGCCGAGGCCGCGACGCTCCTGGACCGGCTGCGGGCCCGTGAGCTGCCCGAGGATTTCGCCGGAGCGTTCCCGACCTTCGAGGCCGACGAGAAGGGCATCGCCACCCGCGCCGCCTCCGGCAAGGTCCTCGGCGCCCTCGCCGACGTCATGCCCGAGCTGTGGGGCGGCTCCGCCGACCTCGCCGGCTCCAACAACACCACGATGAAGGGTGAGCCGTCCTTCCTGCCTGCCGAGTACGGCTCCGCGGAGTTCGCGGGTGACGAGTACGGCCGCACGCTGCACTTCGGGATCCGCGAGCACGGCATGGGCGCGATCCTCTCCGGCATCTCCCTGCACGGCCTGACCCGCCCCTACGGCGGCACCTTCTTCCAGTTCGCGGACTACATGCGCGGTGCCGTGCGCCTCGCCTCGCTGATGAAGGTCCCGGCCACCTACGTGTGGACCCACGACTCCATCGGTCTGGGCGAGGACGGCCCGACCCACCAGCCGGTCGAGCACCTGGCCGCCTACCGGGCGATCCCGAACCTGTCGATCGTGCGTCCGGCCGACGCCAACGAGACCGCGCAGGCGTGGAAGGCGACCCTCGAGCGCGACAGCGGCCCGGTCGGCCTGGTCCTCAGCCGTCAGGCCATGCCCACCTTCGACCGCACCGAGTACGCCGGGGCCGAGAACCTGGTCAAGGGCGGCTACGTGATGAAGGAGGCGTCCACGGGGACCCCCCAGCTCATCCTCATCGGCACCGGCTCCGAGGTGCAGTACGCCGCCGAGGCGCAGCGGCAGCTCGAGGCCGAGGGCGTGCCCACCCGACTGGTCTCGATGCCCTCTCTCGAATGGTTCGACGAGCAGGACGAGGCGTACCGCGAGTCCGTGCTGCCGTCCTCGGTGACCGCTCGGGTCACCGTCGAGGCCGGTATCGCGATGCCGTGGTACCGCATCCTCGGCACCCACGGTCGCGCCGTCTCCCTCGAGCACTACGGCGCCTCGGCCGACGCCAAGACGCTGTTCCGCGAGTACGGGTTCACGGCGGAGGCCGTCGTGGCCGCCGCGAAGGAGTCCCTCACCGCCGCCGGCGCCTGA
- a CDS encoding heme o synthase: MTATQGASVRDSGQGGDRTPRRQERTVRTVVRAYVALTKPRIIELLLITTIPTMFLAAGGFPSVWLILATMFGGYLAAGGANALNMYLDRDIDAKMKRTKNRPLVTGEVSARAGLLFGIVLSIVSGLWLGLLVNWMSAALALGAILLYVIFYTMILKRRTSQNIVWGGVAGCMPVLIGWSAVTGTVSWTAVLLFLVIFFWTPPHYWPLAEKFSQDYADAGVPMLPVVASRTSVARQMIMHTLLMIAASLAIIPLGHTGWVYGVSAVAVGAWFAFLVIRYAVRVGKGLSGKKLGPMVVFHGSITYLTLLFVALAIDPFVHL; the protein is encoded by the coding sequence GTGACCGCCACCCAGGGAGCTTCGGTCCGGGACTCGGGTCAGGGCGGTGACCGCACCCCGCGACGCCAGGAACGGACGGTGCGGACCGTGGTCCGGGCGTACGTGGCCCTGACGAAACCGCGCATCATCGAGCTGCTGCTCATCACCACGATCCCCACCATGTTCCTCGCGGCGGGCGGGTTCCCCTCGGTGTGGCTGATCCTGGCGACGATGTTCGGCGGCTATCTCGCCGCCGGCGGCGCCAACGCGCTGAACATGTACCTCGACCGCGACATCGACGCGAAGATGAAGCGGACGAAGAACCGTCCGCTGGTCACCGGTGAGGTGTCGGCCCGTGCCGGGCTGCTCTTCGGCATCGTGCTCTCGATCGTCTCCGGCCTGTGGCTGGGGCTGCTGGTCAACTGGATGTCGGCGGCCCTCGCCCTCGGCGCGATCCTGCTCTACGTCATCTTCTACACGATGATCCTCAAGCGTCGCACCAGCCAGAACATCGTCTGGGGCGGCGTGGCCGGCTGCATGCCGGTGCTCATCGGCTGGTCCGCGGTGACCGGGACCGTCTCCTGGACCGCGGTGCTGCTGTTCCTGGTGATCTTCTTCTGGACCCCGCCGCACTACTGGCCGCTCGCGGAGAAGTTCTCGCAGGACTACGCCGATGCCGGCGTGCCCATGCTCCCCGTGGTCGCCTCGCGCACCAGCGTCGCCCGGCAGATGATCATGCACACGCTGCTGATGATCGCCGCGAGCCTCGCGATCATCCCGCTGGGTCACACGGGCTGGGTCTACGGCGTCAGCGCTGTCGCCGTCGGCGCCTGGTTCGCCTTCCTCGTGATCCGCTACGCGGTGCGCGTCGGCAAGGGGCTGAGCGGGAAGAAGCTCGGCCCGATGGTCGTCTTCCACGGCTCGATCACGTACCTCACGCTCCTGTTCGTCGCCCTCGCGATCGATCCCTTCGTGCACCTGTGA